The proteins below come from a single Garra rufa chromosome 3, GarRuf1.0, whole genome shotgun sequence genomic window:
- the LOC141331432 gene encoding histone H3-like produces MARTKQTARKSTGGKAPRKQLATKAARKSAPATGGVKKPHRYRPGTVALREIRRYQKSTELLIRKLPFQRLVREIAQDFKTDLRFQSSAVMALQESSEAYLVGLFEDTNLCAIHAKRVTIMPKDIQLARRIRGERA; encoded by the coding sequence ATGGCCAGAACCAAGCAAACCGCTCGTAAATCCACCGGAGGCAAAGCCCCGAGAAAACAACTGGCTACTAAAGCCGCTCGTAAGAGTGCACCCGCTACCGGTGGTGTTAAGAAGCCTCATCGTTACAGGCCCGGTACCGTGGCTTTGAGAGAGATTCGCCGTTATCAGAAATCCACTGAGTTGCTGATTCGCAAACTGCCCTTCCAGCGTCTGGTGAGAGAAATCGCTCAAGATTTCAAGACTGATCTACGTTTCCAGAGCTCAGCTGTTATGGCCCTGCAGGAGTCTAGTGAAGCCTATTTGGTCGGTCTGTTTGAGGACACCAACTTGTGTGCCATCCACGCCAAGAGGGTGACCATCATGCCCAAAGACATCCAGCTGGCCCGCCGCATCCGCGGAGAGCGCGCTTAA